Genomic segment of Sphingopyxis lindanitolerans:
GCGAACAAGGATTGATGCTGACCGGAGCGCGCCTCGCCCAGGATGAAGTTTGAACTGACAAGGACATCGGATCCGCCGGATGCGGTGACCGTAATGTTCGAGACGATGCGGATCAGACGCGACTTCGGACTTTGCGAATGCATCCGCTTATCCTTCAGGCGGAATATTCGATCCGAGATCTGGTCATAATGCTCGTAGATGATCGAGACGGACCGATCCGGGTCGAGGTCGGCCTGATTGGAGGGAACCCAGTAGAGTCCGCCCGGCTCCCAGAGCGCGAGCCAATCGTCATAGGCGTGGCTGTCCATCAACTCGGCCTCAAAATACAAAAATGCTTCGATTTTGCCGAAAATGTCGCTCCCGGGCAGGATTGCCCGGCTCTCCTTCAATTCCGAGAAGACGGTGATATCGCAAAGATCTGCTGCTACCATGTTCATCCTAACGCCTCCCATCGGGCGATTCTTCGGCCATCATCGCCAGCCATTGCCGGATCTGAGCGCGCTGCGGAACCTCGTCGGAAACATGTCCGACGATCGTCCCATCTTCATCAACCCACTCGCGCTCCATCCCGCGCGATATATTGATCCACGGATCGAGATTAGCCTCCAGGCCGAGTTGCACCCGCTCGAAAATCTCGGCGTCGTCTGTCGAT
This window contains:
- a CDS encoding aromatic-ring-hydroxylating dioxygenase subunit beta — translated: MNMVAADLCDITVFSELKESRAILPGSDIFGKIEAFLYFEAELMDSHAYDDWLALWEPGGLYWVPSNQADLDPDRSVSIIYEHYDQISDRIFRLKDKRMHSQSPKSRLIRIVSNITVTASGGSDVLVSSNFILGEARSGQHQSLFARATHLLKQGADGFKILGKKVYLINNDAPMRNVTFLL